A single region of the Lotus japonicus ecotype B-129 chromosome 4, LjGifu_v1.2 genome encodes:
- the LOC130711525 gene encoding mitochondrial carnitine/acylcarnitine carrier-like protein gives MGDVAKDLAAGTVGGASQLIVGHPFDTIKVKLQSQPTPLPGQPPKFSGAFDAVKQTIAAEGPRGLFKGMGAPLATVAAFNAVLFTVRGQMETIVRSHPGAPLTVSQQFICGAGAGVAVSFLACPTELIKCRLQAQSALGGSGAAAVAVKYGGPMDVARQVLRSEGGTRGLFKGLVPTMAREIPGNAIMFGVYEAIKQQIAGGTDTSGLGRGSLIVAGGLAGASFWFLVYPTDVVKSVIQVDDYKNPKFSGSLDAFRKIQATEGFKGLYKGFGPAMARSIPANAACFLAYEMTRSALG, from the exons ATGGGAGACGTGGCTAAGGACCTCGCAGCTGGGACTGTTGGAGGGGCATCACAATTGATAGTTGGACACCCCTTTGACACcatcaaggtcaagctccaaAGCCAGCCTACACCACTCCCCGGTCAGCCTCCCAAGTTTTCTGGTGCATTTGATGCCGTCAAGCAGACAATAGCAGCTGAAGGTCCGAGGGGTTTATTCAAAGGTATGGGTGCCCCGCTTGCTACGGTAGCAGCCTTCAATGCTGTCCTGTTTACAGTGAGGGGACAAATGGAAACAATAGTGAGGTCCCATCCTGGTGCTCCCCTCACAGTCAGTCAGCAGTTTATTTGTGGAGCTGGAGCTGGAGTTGCTGTTTCCTTTCTTGCTTGCCCAACTGAATTAATCAAATGCAG GTTGCAAGCACAAAGTGCACTTGGTGGCTCCGGAGCAGCTGCTGTGGCTGTTAAGTACGGAGGACCCATGGATGTGGCCAGGCAGGTTCTCCGGTCAGAGGGGGGCACGAGAGGTCTTTTCAAGGGCTTGGTTCCCACCATGGCACGTGAGATACCTGGAAATGCTATCATGTTTGGTGTATATGAAGCAATAAAGCAACAGATTGCCGGAGGCACTGATACTTCTGGACTAGGTAGAGGTTCTCTGATTGTTGCAGGAGGCTTGGCTGGAGCTTCCTTCTGGTTCCTGGTTTACCCAACTGATGTTGTTAAAAGTGTGATTCAAGTAGATGACTACAAAAACCCAAAGTTTTCTGGCTCATTAGATGCTTTCAGAAAGATTCAAGCTACAGAGGGGTTCAAAGGCCTTTATAAAGGTTTTGGACCTGCAATGGCCCGAAGTATTCCTGCAAATGCAGCTTGCTTCTTGGCATATGAGATGACAAGATCAGCATTGGGATGA
- the LOC130711526 gene encoding uncharacterized protein LOC130711526, giving the protein MEDKEKGERWSGAMTNLSEMSSNLESLHKILLTKAVFVDDDTFSKASLAADQARTIKLLDQRVHTLERDLDAAITAAARARSEKRHAENAQRAAESRALEVTKELENTTKVFQLHMEELRAKQEEIAKRDSDIKLLEAIIQTLGGKESISTSL; this is encoded by the exons ATGGAAGATAAAGAGAAAGGGGAACGATGGAGCGGAGCGATGACGAATCTATCAGAGATGAGTTCAAATCTAGAATCACTCCACAAGATTCTCCTCACCAAAGCCGTCTTCGTCGACGACGACACCTTCTCCAAAGCCTCTCTCGCCGCCGATCAAGCCCGCACCATCAAGCTCCTCGATCAACGAGTCCACACCTTGGAGCGAGACCTCGACGCCGCCATCACCGCCGCCGCACGCGCCCGCTCTGAGAAGCGACACGCCGAGAACGCTCAGAGAGCCGCTGAATCGCGCGCTCTTGAGGTCACCAAGGAGCTCGAAAACACCACGA aGGTGTTTCAGCTGCATATGGAAGAACTTCGTGCGAAGCAAGAAGAAATCGCCAAGCGTGATAGTGATATTAAGCTTCTGGAAGCGATTATTCAAACTCTTGGAGGAAAAGAATCGATTTCTACATCTCTGTAA